A portion of the Coprobacter tertius genome contains these proteins:
- a CDS encoding YccF domain-containing protein, giving the protein MNLLGNIIWLIFGGLLLALEYFVAGIILCITIIGIPFGFQVFKIGLLALFPFGQKTVVESGKSGCLYTIMNIIWILIGGIWIALTHLALGLLFCITIIGIPFGMQHFKLMAVAFTPFGRTIVPC; this is encoded by the coding sequence ATGAATCTTCTGGGAAATATTATTTGGCTCATTTTCGGCGGCCTCTTGCTGGCACTCGAATATTTTGTAGCCGGGATTATTCTTTGTATTACCATTATCGGGATTCCTTTCGGATTCCAGGTTTTTAAAATCGGGTTGTTAGCCTTGTTCCCTTTCGGCCAGAAAACAGTAGTCGAATCCGGAAAATCGGGCTGCCTCTATACGATAATGAATATTATCTGGATTCTGATCGGCGGGATATGGATTGCGCTTACTCACCTTGCACTCGGGTTACTTTTTTGTATCACAATCATCGGCATACCTTTCGGGATGCAACATTTTAAACTAATGGCTGTCGCTTTCACTCCATTCGGTCGTACGATTGTGCCCTGCTAA
- a CDS encoding DUF5686 and carboxypeptidase-like regulatory domain-containing protein: protein MKKRILTILFILLVSTILPARIAAQQATVVTGIVTDSLTKEPLSFVSVYLKGTQSGTNTDLDGKFTLRSTSKASYVVFSTLGYIEQTVKIIPGQTNTLNIAMSPAVYEQKEVVVRPGKEKYKKKGNPAVEFVKKVIDHKDDNDPKKKEYFSYEEYEKMTIALNDFSEEQKKKWIFKKFQFIFDYVDTSEVSGKPILTVSIKEKIADNYYRKDPNTQKKLVTGIKRAGIDEMFNQESLQQFYDEVFKEINIFDNDINLMLNRFVSPLSHIATSFYKFYLLDTLDVGGERCVDLGFVPFNSESFGFTGHMYVTLDSTYFIKEIKLNVPKDINLNYVENMTISQDFIRTKDGTRLKTKDDIIVEFRIMPHTQGLYARRLTTYDKFSFAPPPDMSIFSKEGNIIIEDDAEIKPEAYWADNRHVPVNNKENAVDKLLVKLRSVPVFYYLEKVIKILVSGYIETGPDSKFDFGPMNTTISGNSVEGARFRVGGLTTANLNPHLFARGYVAYGTKDKKFKYSGELEYSFNEKKYHAREFPIHSIKVSHSYDINELGQHYLYTNKDNIFMSLKRMRDTSVVYQRNTEVSYLREHLTGFSYGLNLRYKTQYATPWVPFIQGNGIRLKDYSMAEAEIKLRYAPNEKYYQTKSNRFPISRDAPVFTLSHTVGIKGILKSRYNMNFTELGIQKRFWFSAFGYTDVIVKAGKVWDKVPYPLLIIPNANLSYTIREESYALMNPMEFLNDEFVSWDITYFANGALLNRIPLIKYLKWREVIAFRGLYGNLTKKNNPLYDNKLFVFPKSTHLMDKMPYMEASAGLDNIFTILRIEYVWRLTYRNLPHIDKGGVRIALHFTF from the coding sequence ATGAAGAAGCGGATACTTACTATTCTGTTTATTTTACTTGTAAGTACAATATTACCGGCAAGGATAGCTGCGCAGCAGGCAACTGTTGTGACGGGAATTGTTACCGATTCGCTGACCAAAGAACCGCTTTCTTTCGTTTCGGTATATCTTAAAGGTACACAATCGGGGACAAATACCGATTTAGACGGTAAATTTACACTGCGTTCTACGTCTAAAGCATCTTATGTCGTTTTTTCTACATTGGGTTACATCGAGCAGACAGTGAAGATAATTCCGGGACAAACCAATACGCTTAATATTGCGATGTCGCCCGCAGTTTATGAGCAAAAAGAGGTTGTAGTAAGGCCGGGTAAAGAAAAATACAAGAAAAAAGGAAATCCGGCAGTAGAATTCGTTAAAAAAGTTATCGATCATAAAGATGATAATGATCCGAAGAAAAAAGAATATTTCAGCTATGAGGAGTATGAGAAAATGACCATAGCGTTAAATGATTTTTCGGAGGAACAAAAAAAGAAATGGATATTTAAGAAGTTTCAGTTTATATTCGATTATGTAGATACATCGGAGGTATCGGGAAAACCTATTCTTACGGTATCTATAAAAGAAAAAATTGCGGATAATTATTATCGGAAAGACCCCAATACCCAAAAAAAACTGGTAACGGGAATAAAACGGGCCGGCATAGACGAAATGTTTAATCAGGAAAGTTTACAGCAGTTTTATGATGAGGTATTTAAAGAGATAAATATTTTCGATAATGATATCAATCTCATGCTGAATCGTTTTGTCAGTCCGTTATCACATATTGCGACTTCATTTTATAAATTTTATTTGCTCGATACTCTCGATGTGGGCGGTGAACGTTGTGTAGATCTTGGTTTCGTACCTTTTAATTCTGAATCGTTCGGGTTTACGGGGCATATGTATGTTACACTTGATTCTACCTATTTTATAAAAGAAATAAAGCTAAATGTTCCTAAAGACATCAATCTCAATTATGTAGAGAATATGACCATTAGTCAAGACTTTATTCGGACGAAAGATGGAACTCGTTTAAAAACGAAAGACGATATAATTGTCGAATTTAGAATTATGCCTCATACGCAAGGATTATATGCACGACGGTTGACTACATACGATAAGTTTTCTTTTGCACCGCCTCCGGATATGTCGATTTTTTCAAAAGAGGGGAATATTATTATAGAGGACGATGCAGAGATTAAGCCGGAGGCTTATTGGGCCGATAACCGGCATGTTCCTGTGAATAATAAAGAGAATGCGGTGGATAAATTGTTGGTTAAATTGCGATCGGTACCTGTGTTTTATTATTTAGAAAAAGTAATTAAGATACTTGTATCGGGGTATATTGAAACGGGACCTGATAGCAAATTCGATTTCGGACCTATGAATACTACCATTAGTGGTAATTCTGTCGAAGGGGCACGTTTTCGAGTGGGGGGGCTCACTACGGCTAACCTTAATCCGCATCTTTTTGCCAGGGGATATGTTGCTTATGGAACTAAAGACAAAAAATTCAAGTATAGCGGAGAATTAGAATATTCTTTCAATGAAAAAAAATATCATGCTCGGGAATTTCCTATACATTCGATAAAAGTTTCACATAGTTATGATATAAATGAGTTGGGACAACATTATCTTTATACAAACAAAGACAATATATTTATGTCTTTGAAACGCATGAGGGATACATCTGTCGTTTATCAGCGAAATACCGAGGTATCGTATTTAAGGGAACATCTTACCGGTTTTTCTTATGGGCTGAATTTACGATATAAAACGCAATATGCTACTCCATGGGTACCATTTATTCAGGGAAACGGTATACGTCTTAAAGACTATTCGATGGCTGAAGCCGAGATAAAGTTAAGGTATGCTCCTAATGAGAAATATTATCAGACCAAAAGTAATCGATTCCCGATAAGTAGGGATGCGCCTGTATTTACTTTAAGTCATACAGTGGGAATAAAAGGCATTTTAAAAAGTCGTTATAACATGAATTTTACGGAACTGGGCATTCAGAAACGTTTCTGGTTCTCGGCATTCGGATATACCGACGTAATTGTGAAAGCGGGTAAAGTATGGGACAAAGTACCCTATCCTTTATTGATTATACCCAATGCTAACTTATCGTATACGATACGAGAGGAATCATATGCTCTTATGAATCCGATGGAATTCCTTAATGATGAATTTGTTTCATGGGATATAACCTATTTTGCCAATGGAGCGTTACTTAACCGTATCCCGCTTATAAAATATCTGAAATGGCGGGAGGTAATTGCTTTCAGAGGATTGTATGGTAATCTTACGAAAAAGAATAATCCATTATATGATAATAAATTGTTCGTGTTTCCGAAAAGCACGCATTTAATGGATAAGATGCCCTATATGGAAGCCAGTGCCGGCCTCGATAATATATTTACAATCTTACGTATCGAGTATGTATGGCGGCTTACCTATCGTAATTTACCGCATATCGATAAGGGTGGGGTACGTATCGCGCTGCATTTTACTTTCTGA
- a CDS encoding sulfatase family protein, with product MKLLFPGNLLSSVALVALAGCGGHLQEKKSAIRPNVIFIYADDIGYGDFSCNGTSSVKTPNVDRLASEGIRFTNAHACASTSTPSRYAMLTGEYAWRRKGTGIANGDAGMVIPPERMTIADMFKQAGYETAVIGKWHLGLGDSVGTQDWNHKITPGPADIGFDYSYIMAATGDRVPCVWIKNQQVENLDLNDPIEVSYKVPFPGEPTYTTHPELATVMHPDFGHDQSVISGIPRIGYMKGGHSARWKDANIGDTITINALRFIEKYKDGPFFLYLGTNDIHVPRVPHPRFTGKSGLGPRGDAILEFDYTVGKVIGLLDSLGIAENTLIFLSSDNGPVVNDGYADLAWQMLGDHKPWGKYRGGKYSSFEAGTRIPCVVRWPGKVKPQVSDALVSQIDWFASLAKLIGVNLADTVAPDSRDQLEVWLGKSSKGRDYVIEQSLNNNLSVLTSEGWKYIQPNSGAAIDYYTKIELANNPLPQLYDTKNDPGEKKNLAVSEKSRLIKLKKILNDEEMKGKDQ from the coding sequence ATGAAATTATTATTTCCAGGTAATTTATTATCTTCTGTCGCTTTAGTAGCGCTTGCCGGTTGTGGAGGACATCTACAAGAAAAAAAATCGGCCATTCGGCCGAATGTGATTTTTATTTATGCTGATGATATTGGGTATGGCGATTTCAGCTGCAATGGTACTTCGTCGGTTAAAACACCCAATGTAGATCGTTTGGCCAGTGAAGGTATCCGGTTTACAAATGCTCATGCGTGTGCATCTACCAGTACTCCATCCCGTTATGCGATGCTTACCGGTGAATATGCGTGGCGTCGTAAGGGTACAGGTATAGCGAACGGAGATGCTGGCATGGTTATACCGCCGGAACGAATGACGATAGCTGATATGTTTAAACAGGCAGGATATGAAACTGCTGTAATCGGGAAATGGCATCTGGGTTTAGGGGATAGTGTAGGAACACAGGATTGGAATCATAAAATTACCCCCGGACCTGCAGATATCGGTTTCGATTATTCCTATATTATGGCGGCGACCGGCGACCGGGTACCTTGTGTATGGATAAAAAATCAGCAAGTAGAAAATCTCGATTTGAATGATCCTATCGAAGTTAGTTATAAGGTACCTTTTCCCGGAGAACCTACGTATACAACTCATCCCGAATTGGCGACTGTTATGCATCCCGATTTCGGACATGACCAGTCTGTGATAAGCGGTATACCCCGTATTGGTTATATGAAAGGAGGCCACTCGGCTCGGTGGAAAGATGCAAATATAGGAGATACAATTACTATAAATGCACTACGTTTTATCGAAAAATATAAAGACGGTCCTTTTTTCTTATATTTAGGGACTAACGATATACACGTACCTCGGGTACCGCATCCTCGATTTACGGGAAAAAGCGGATTAGGACCGCGTGGTGACGCTATTCTCGAGTTCGATTATACGGTTGGAAAAGTTATCGGATTGCTCGACAGTTTGGGGATAGCAGAGAATACATTGATTTTTCTTTCGAGTGATAACGGGCCCGTCGTAAATGACGGATATGCCGATCTGGCGTGGCAAATGCTTGGTGATCATAAACCTTGGGGAAAATACAGGGGAGGAAAATACAGTTCGTTCGAAGCCGGTACACGGATACCCTGTGTCGTTCGTTGGCCGGGTAAAGTTAAGCCGCAAGTAAGTGATGCATTGGTGTCGCAAATCGATTGGTTTGCTTCTCTTGCTAAACTTATCGGTGTAAATTTAGCTGATACGGTAGCACCAGACAGCCGCGACCAGTTAGAGGTATGGCTCGGGAAGTCGTCGAAAGGGAGAGATTATGTTATAGAGCAATCTTTAAATAATAATTTGTCGGTGTTAACCTCCGAAGGATGGAAATATATACAGCCGAATTCAGGGGCGGCGATAGATTATTATACAAAAATAGAGCTGGCTAATAATCCGTTACCACAGTTATATGATACAAAAAATGATCCGGGAGAAAAGAAAAACCTTGCGGTTTCTGAAAAATCCAGGTTAATAAAGTTGAAAAAAATACTTAATGATGAAGAAATGAAAGGAAAAGATCAGTAA
- a CDS encoding UDP-2,3-diacylglucosamine diphosphatase yields MLRKKVSTVILSDVHIGSEHAKVKELIAFLKNIDCDKLILNGDILDGWKLQRNPFGKWKREYTELIKVIMKMMENHDTKVIYVRGNHDSFLDRMLPLSFASVTLVSDYVHVSHGRRYYVTHGDIFDNICSRMIWLAKLGDYGYSFLLWVNKVLNNYRKRNGKPYYSFSQNIKHKVKTAVSYISDFEKELTGIARSRHFDGVICGHIHQPADTWYDNIHYLNSGDWVESLSALIEHEDGTWEIYRYEDCLLMNATGEIFPVAS; encoded by the coding sequence ATGTTAAGAAAGAAAGTTTCTACTGTTATTCTGTCTGATGTACATATCGGTTCGGAACATGCTAAAGTGAAAGAACTCATTGCATTTCTCAAAAATATAGATTGTGACAAACTGATTTTAAACGGAGATATCCTCGACGGATGGAAATTACAAAGGAATCCGTTCGGAAAATGGAAACGGGAATATACCGAACTGATAAAGGTTATTATGAAAATGATGGAAAATCATGACACGAAAGTAATTTATGTAAGAGGCAATCATGACAGCTTTCTTGATCGCATGTTACCTTTATCGTTTGCTTCGGTCACGTTGGTGAGTGATTATGTACATGTGTCTCATGGTCGCCGTTATTATGTAACCCATGGTGATATTTTCGACAATATTTGTTCGCGGATGATATGGCTTGCTAAATTAGGTGATTACGGATACTCGTTTCTATTATGGGTAAATAAGGTATTGAACAATTACCGGAAAAGAAATGGGAAACCTTATTATTCTTTTTCTCAGAATATAAAACACAAGGTAAAAACGGCGGTATCTTATATTTCGGATTTTGAGAAAGAACTTACTGGAATTGCCCGCAGTCGTCATTTCGATGGGGTGATTTGTGGACATATACACCAACCGGCAGATACCTGGTACGATAATATACATTATCTTAATTCGGGAGATTGGGTTGAATCTCTTAGCGCATTAATCGAACATGAAGACGGTACGTGGGAAATTTACAGGTATGAAGATTGTCTGTTAATGAATGCTACCGGTGAAATTTTTCCGGTAGCATCATAA
- a CDS encoding CYTH domain-containing protein, whose translation MAKEIERKFLIKTSEWPGCSRKTYFKQGYLSADPERVVRVRIAGEKAFITIKGANSGIVRNEYEYEIPVDDAHQMLDSLCHKPLIEKIRYFYPQENLVWEIDEFLGDNKGLFIAEIELPSEDYAFFKPQWIGEEVTGDKRYYNSNLVKNPYNKW comes from the coding sequence ATGGCTAAAGAAATTGAACGAAAGTTTTTAATAAAAACAAGTGAATGGCCGGGATGTTCGCGAAAGACATATTTTAAACAAGGATATCTTTCTGCCGACCCGGAAAGAGTCGTGAGAGTAAGGATAGCGGGAGAAAAGGCTTTTATAACTATAAAAGGGGCTAATTCGGGTATTGTCAGAAATGAATATGAATATGAAATTCCTGTCGATGATGCCCATCAAATGCTTGATAGCCTTTGTCACAAACCCTTAATCGAAAAAATCAGATATTTTTACCCACAAGAAAATCTGGTATGGGAAATAGATGAATTTTTAGGAGACAATAAAGGTCTTTTCATAGCAGAAATAGAATTACCCTCAGAAGATTATGCATTTTTTAAACCTCAGTGGATAGGGGAAGAAGTCACCGGTGATAAACGTTATTATAATTCCAACTTAGTAAAGAACCCATATAATAAGTGGTGA
- a CDS encoding hemerythrin domain-containing protein, translated as MTKIHKFGPKDKMSLLIEEEYTLLSVLSRFGISLGFGDKSVAEVCELHKVDTATFLAVVNFLSEDDFVPENSFGKISLHSLISYLQNAHQYFLEFKLPSIRKKLIEATNYSEQDVSFLIMRFFDEYANEVHKHMEYENKTVFKYVETLLAGEKMPNYNIAVFSKRHSPIGLKLAELKNIIIKYYPAKESCNLLNEVLFDIFSCEKDLESHCKVEDYLFVPIITELEKEK; from the coding sequence ATGACAAAAATACATAAATTCGGGCCGAAAGATAAAATGAGTCTTCTTATAGAAGAAGAATATACTTTATTATCTGTGTTAAGCCGCTTCGGTATATCTTTAGGATTCGGTGACAAATCGGTAGCAGAAGTATGCGAGTTGCACAAGGTGGATACCGCAACTTTTCTGGCAGTCGTTAATTTCTTGAGCGAAGATGATTTTGTACCGGAAAACAGTTTCGGTAAAATATCGCTTCATTCGCTTATCAGCTATTTACAAAATGCCCACCAGTATTTTCTTGAATTTAAATTACCCTCGATACGTAAGAAACTTATCGAAGCCACAAATTATTCCGAACAGGACGTTTCTTTCTTAATAATGCGTTTTTTCGACGAATACGCTAACGAAGTACACAAACATATGGAATACGAAAATAAAACCGTATTTAAATATGTAGAAACATTACTTGCCGGTGAAAAAATGCCGAATTATAATATTGCCGTTTTCAGTAAACGCCACTCTCCAATAGGACTGAAACTGGCTGAACTAAAGAATATCATTATAAAATATTATCCGGCTAAAGAAAGCTGTAACTTACTAAATGAAGTACTTTTCGACATATTTTCATGTGAAAAAGACCTCGAATCGCACTGTAAAGTAGAAGATTATTTGTTTGTTCCTATTATTACCGAATTAGAAAAAGAAAAATAA
- a CDS encoding SagB/ThcOx family dehydrogenase, with the protein MRRVLFLAFSLILLSCNSLHSAAPETIDLVKPDKSRGSSVLKAMNDRESLREYAPGKINDQDLSDLLWAANGINRPESGKRTAPSAMNKQEIDLYVVFPEGTYLYQPQSHSLKLIAKGDHRNLVAGGQDFVKTAPLSIVMVADLSKFGNIPDDHAQLAGSLDAGIVSQNINLFCSSIGLATVPRITMDIPGLKKILNLSDNQKPMINNPIGYPKNK; encoded by the coding sequence ATGAGACGAGTATTATTTTTGGCCTTCTCACTTATCCTGTTATCGTGTAACTCGTTACACAGCGCCGCACCAGAAACGATCGATCTTGTAAAACCGGATAAATCGAGAGGTAGCTCGGTATTGAAAGCAATGAACGATCGGGAATCTTTACGGGAATATGCACCCGGAAAGATCAATGACCAAGATTTATCCGATTTATTATGGGCAGCTAACGGAATAAATCGACCCGAATCGGGAAAACGCACTGCACCGTCGGCCATGAACAAGCAGGAAATAGACTTATATGTAGTTTTTCCGGAGGGTACCTATCTTTACCAGCCGCAATCGCACAGTTTGAAACTGATCGCAAAAGGAGATCATCGAAATCTCGTTGCCGGAGGTCAGGACTTTGTAAAAACAGCGCCATTGAGTATCGTCATGGTCGCTGACTTATCCAAATTCGGCAATATACCCGATGACCACGCACAATTGGCCGGATCACTCGATGCCGGAATCGTCAGCCAAAATATAAATCTTTTTTGTAGCAGTATCGGACTGGCAACAGTACCCCGTATTACAATGGATATTCCCGGACTAAAAAAAATACTGAACTTATCCGACAATCAGAAACCTATGATAAATAATCCAATAGGATACCCGAAAAATAAGTAA
- a CDS encoding 2-hydroxyacid dehydrogenase: protein MAFKIAFFGTKPYDEKSFNEANKKFGFDIRYFKGHLNKNNLPLTQNIDAVCIFVNDTADADIINALAHNGVKLLALRNAGFNNVDLKAARGKLPVVRVPAYSPYAVAEYAVALMLTLNRKIHRAYWRTRDGNFSLHGLMGFDMHGKTAGIIGTGKIARILIRILKGFGMNILAYDLYPDYKFAEETGITYTSLDDLYRNSDIISLHCPLTEKTRYMINTDSISKMKDGVMIINTGRGQLIHTNALIDGLKDKKIGSAGLDVYEEEGDYFYEDKSDKIIDDDVLARLLSFNNVVVTSHQAFFTKEAVQNIAETTLRNIQDFIEGKTLVNEVIYQKS from the coding sequence ATGGCATTTAAAATCGCATTTTTCGGAACAAAACCATATGATGAGAAATCATTCAACGAAGCGAATAAAAAATTCGGATTCGATATTCGTTATTTTAAAGGACATCTTAACAAAAACAACCTTCCTCTTACACAAAATATCGATGCTGTATGCATCTTTGTAAATGATACCGCCGACGCCGATATTATAAATGCTCTGGCTCATAACGGAGTAAAATTGCTCGCATTAAGAAATGCAGGATTCAATAATGTAGATTTGAAAGCCGCCCGAGGAAAACTACCCGTTGTGCGCGTTCCGGCTTATTCGCCTTATGCCGTAGCCGAATATGCAGTTGCACTGATGCTTACTCTCAACCGAAAAATACACCGTGCCTACTGGCGCACACGAGATGGTAATTTTTCGTTACACGGTCTTATGGGATTCGATATGCACGGTAAAACGGCTGGAATTATCGGCACCGGAAAAATCGCGCGTATCCTCATTCGTATCTTGAAAGGATTCGGTATGAATATACTCGCATACGATTTGTACCCCGATTATAAATTCGCCGAAGAAACCGGTATTACCTATACTTCTCTCGATGATCTTTACCGAAATTCAGACATTATTTCATTGCACTGTCCTCTTACAGAAAAGACTCGCTACATGATTAACACCGATTCTATCTCGAAAATGAAAGACGGGGTAATGATTATAAACACCGGCCGGGGGCAACTGATACATACCAACGCTTTAATCGATGGGCTAAAAGACAAGAAAATCGGTTCGGCCGGTTTGGATGTCTACGAAGAAGAAGGAGATTATTTTTATGAAGATAAATCAGACAAAATTATAGACGACGATGTATTGGCACGATTACTCTCTTTCAATAATGTCGTAGTTACATCGCATCAGGCATTTTTTACAAAAGAAGCGGTACAAAATATTGCCGAAACTACGTTACGGAATATTCAGGATTTTATTGAAGGCAAAACGCTCGTAAACGAAGTTATATACCAAAAATCATAA
- a CDS encoding response regulator transcription factor, which yields MSRDLLKIAIAEPSVIIRSGIAAVLKRIPGFNIQPIEVVTIDALSDCMRMHRPDILIINPVFLGYNDIPKFKSECGCPRIKCIAFLSAMMGDTILKSFDETISMYDDTETITAKFNALFDNTEANDPETLILSPREKEIVAAVARGLTNKEIAEKLYLSAHTVITHRRNIARKLQIHSAAGLTIYAIVNKLVELDEIKKDNL from the coding sequence ATGAGCCGCGATTTGTTGAAAATAGCCATTGCCGAACCGTCGGTTATTATACGCAGCGGAATAGCGGCAGTACTGAAAAGAATACCGGGTTTTAACATACAGCCGATCGAAGTCGTTACGATAGACGCACTTTCTGATTGTATGCGTATGCACCGGCCTGATATACTTATTATCAATCCCGTATTTTTGGGATACAATGATATCCCTAAATTCAAATCGGAGTGTGGTTGTCCCAGAATAAAATGTATCGCATTTCTCAGCGCAATGATGGGCGATACGATCCTTAAAAGTTTCGATGAAACGATTTCGATGTATGACGATACCGAAACCATCACCGCCAAATTTAATGCTTTGTTTGATAATACCGAAGCAAACGATCCCGAAACCCTGATCCTCAGTCCGCGTGAAAAAGAAATAGTTGCTGCAGTCGCCCGCGGACTGACGAATAAAGAGATCGCTGAAAAATTATACTTATCGGCACATACCGTAATTACACACAGACGGAATATTGCCCGGAAACTACAAATACACAGTGCCGCCGGTCTTACAATATATGCTATCGTAAACAAATTGGTCGAACTCGATGAAATAAAAAAAGACAATCTCTAA